CCTGCGGTGGCCAGAGGGGTGGCGGCGTCGAAGAGCTCGCGCGTGACCAGGGCTTCGTGCGTGGGGTGCGGCGACCAGATCCATTCGCTGATGGGGTTGGCTGTGTTTCCCTTCTTGCGGGCCTTGCGATTCCAGACCTGGTAGCCGGTGTACTTGGGGTTCTCCAGGATTCCGCGCACGGCCGAGGCCGTCCAGCGTCCGATGGCCGCCTCCGCACCGCGCGTGGGCATGGGAGGCGGAGCGGTTTCCGGACCCTCGGCCTGTAGGACCAGGGCAATGTCCCGATAGCTGCGCCGTTCCAGACCGCGCAGTTGATAAATCCTGGTCACAACCGGTCCGCGCACCGGGTCGGGGATCAACCTGTGCTTGGTGCGGCCTTCGGAACGGCGGGCCGGGACGGGATGCGGAACCCGATCGGCTGCATAGCCGTAGGGGGGCTTGCCGATGTTCCAACCCTGCTTCGTGTGTTCGACGAAGCCGTCCCAGGACAACTCCAGCATCTGCAGGACGTACCACTCGGCCACGGCCTGCTTCACGCGCCGGGTCAGTGTCGGTGTGGCGCGCTTGGCCTTCCCGTCGGTACTGATCGGCTCGTCCGCCGCGCACAGCGCCACGCCGTGACCTTCGAGCTCGTGCTCGACCTTCGTCCCGTAGTAAGTGCGCCGGGCGACACGCTCGATGGACTCGCAGATCACGGCAGCGAAGCGTCGGTCGGGGCGGGATGCCTCACTGAGGAGGTCGGCGATGCCGCCGTCGCGCGGGATCGGGATGTGGAAGCGCTCATGGGCGAGGCTGTGCCCGCGTTCGTCGAGGGCCTTCCTGCCCGACTCCACGTCGTAGAAGTGGGCAACGATCACCCAGTTCGCGGGCAGGGCCTTGCGGGAGTTGGTGAGTTGGCGCGGCAGGGAGAGTGTCGGGTCCTGCGCGTCCTCGTCCGAAGTCCGCCCCAACCAGGCCACTGGGACTGTGACCGGGGCGGACTCGGCGGCGATTTCGGGAACGGCCCAGGGGGTACCAGGGGTCGGGGTGGGAGGGAGGGAGGAGGGCGGACTTTCGGCCATGCTGATCGATCCTTGGGCTGGAGCAGCGTTGTGGTCACCTTTGGACGGCTTCATCGCTGCCGGCGGACTGCCGGGCATAGAGCCACAGCAAGCGCTCTCTGATTGCAGTGACCTGGCGGTGATGAAGAGCGTCGCCATCGGGGCCGTCGATCGTTCGGCAGGTCACGGTCACTCGGAGCGGTTTGGACTGGGTCAGGAGTCGAGCGCGGTCGGTCGGGGTAGCGGTGTCGCAGACATCCGGTTCCCTCCATGCACCCGTGCATGGAGGCCGCATGTCAAGCGAGTCCGGGAGTTGATCGACGGAAAGCGCGCTGGTGGGGGGCGCGGAGACCGCTGCGCGCCCCCCTCCAGCATGTTGAGGTGACCTCACTCGGCGGAGATGGCGTCGTCCGGACAGCGCATCTGAGCGAGGCGCGACAGCGCGGCGACGGTCTGTTGGACCACGGCACCGTTTCCGAGCGCCTTCAACTGATTGGCCCGGCTCAGACCCGACACCTCCGAGAAGTGAGCGGGGCAGCCCATCATCCAGGCGACGAATTCGGGGCGGAGCCTTCGGTGTTCGTCGGCGGGGTGGGGTGCCCGGTGGCCGAGAACTTGTTCCCAGCGACGGATGGCGGCTTCGTACTCGCCCCAGTCGATGTCGGGGACGGCGGTGCCGAGTCTGTCGGCGTCGTCGGCGGCGAGGTGATCGGGAGCAGGACCTGGGACAGGGGTGGACGGTAGCCGGTGCCGGCCCTGCGCCCCGGGGTTCCGGTGTCGCTGGCTCTGGGAGTCGGTAGGAGGCGGACCTTGGCGGCGGTGGCGGCCAGGGTGGGTCCGTTGCTGTAGCACTGGTTCGGGGATCCCTTCGCTCCGTCGCAGGCCCGGGGCGTAGGGAGCAAGCGGGGCGATGACGGGGTGAGTTCGCCGATCTCCGCCGCCAGGGAGAGGCCGTGTCGCCCAGCGCGCTGGGAGGGGCTGCGTCGGGTCTGCCGCTGCTCGCCCGCCGACGCGCGGGGTGTGGGTAGCAAGGAGGAAGAATCTGCGGCGAAGGTGGCAGGCGCCGACTTCGGCAGCCGCCACAATGTCCCACCGGCACACATACCCGTAGAGGGCAAGCGCGGCGAGGGCGTCGGGCAGGCCGAGGGTGACGAAGCCGGGGACGTTCTCCAGGAGCAGGACGTCCGGTCGAAGTACCCCCACCGCTGCGGCGATGTGGGGCCACAGGTGGCGCGGGTCATCGACACCCCGTCTCTTGCCGGCCAGCGAGTAGGGAGTGCAGGGCGGTCCGGCGACGATGACGTCGACCTCGGGCACGTCCAGCCAGTCGACCTGGGTGATGTCGCCCAGGTTCGGAGTGTTCGGCCAGTGGTGGGCCAGGACCGCCCGGCAGGTCGGGTCGGTCTCGGCGTGCCAGGCGACAGCGCCACCGAAGACCTGCTCGGCGGCCAGGTCCAGGCCGCCGTAGCCGCTGCAGATGGAGCCGATGCGCGGCCGACGGGGCGTCACCGGGAGCTCCAGGTGGCTGCGTCGGGCCAGGTTGTGGGGCGGATGTCCTGGAGGTCGCGAACGATTCCAGCGGCGAACCCGCAGGTCGCGGGTACAGAGCCGTAGCCGTCCCCGGGGGTGGCCGGCGGCGCGCTGTGGTACCGGAACAGGAGGACGTCCTCGTGCACGATCAGGTGCATGGGTACTCCCTGGGCTCGGGCGTTGCGGATGTTGCGGAGCTGGTGG
The Streptacidiphilus albus JL83 genome window above contains:
- a CDS encoding recombinase family protein, with product MATLFITARSLQSESACCGSMPGSPPAAMKPSKGDHNAAPAQGSISMAESPPSSLPPTPTPGTPWAVPEIAAESAPVTVPVAWLGRTSDEDAQDPTLSLPRQLTNSRKALPANWVIVAHFYDVESGRKALDERGHSLAHERFHIPIPRDGGIADLLSEASRPDRRFAAVICESIERVARRTYYGTKVEHELEGHGVALCAADEPISTDGKAKRATPTLTRRVKQAVAEWYVLQMLELSWDGFVEHTKQGWNIGKPPYGYAADRVPHPVPARRSEGRTKHRLIPDPVRGPVVTRIYQLRGLERRSYRDIALVLQAEGPETAPPPMPTRGAEAAIGRWTASAVRGILENPKYTGYQVWNRKARKKGNTANPISEWIWSPHPTHEALVTRELFDAATPLATAGGGQRTQRGGRVGGPARSEDHVYQLRSYVFCGLCRHRMYGKLSKGRPYYACQPKADHDQDADWYAAHPKAVWIGERPLVEAVRTFFTERVLGPQRIEILRTDLAALAAEPVGDHGPRLRRLRAAVVEVERRKERLLDQLSEDDEGDPATAREFRRGIRRRYDAAEKSRIELSQEIATIGAADGIPTSDVAILDLLPQIGVDWDATPLELQRRLFDAFQLRITYRGPDRHLDIEVTVRAGLAKELSRVVDAVTAADSAGRCGAGVSQPFTGCPQQDSNLRPSA
- a CDS encoding DNA cytosine methyltransferase encodes the protein MTPRRPRIGSICSGYGGLDLAAEQVFGGAVAWHAETDPTCRAVLAHHWPNTPNLGDITQVDWLDVPEVDVIVAGPPCTPYSLAGKRRGVDDPRHLWPHIAAAVGVLRPDVLLLENVPGFVTLGLPDALAALALYGYVCRWDIVAAAEVGACHLRRRFFLLATHTPRVGGRAAADPTQPLPARWATRPLPGGGDRRTHPVIAPLAPYAPGLRRSEGIPEPVLQQRTHPGRHRRQGPPPTDSQSQRHRNPGAQGRHRLPSTPVPGPAPDHLAADDADRLGTAVPDIDWGEYEAAIRRWEQVLGHRAPHPADEHRRLRPEFVAWMMGCPAHFSEVSGLSRANQLKALGNGAVVQQTVAALSRLAQMRCPDDAISAE